In one window of bacterium DNA:
- a CDS encoding right-handed parallel beta-helix repeat-containing protein, which translates to MKRAIFEILMALGFMACKIAWAETYVSGTITGDTTWNLAGSPYIATDTVYVVNGIKLTINPGVTVKFATETSLICYGTLNAIGTPLGTITFTSDQETHTVGHWKGIKLSGSGASGSRISYCDIGYAKQAIYLENASGITITNNYIHDNKGNDGIPGGQGQQGYIGCGIYLSSSDNNLIKANTIFDNTGGNGGYSTSWLSSGGIGGTGAGIYLSLSQNNTIIKNLIFDNTGGQGGSGAWDGTGGKGGDGSGIFLSFSFTNIIRENVIFNNSGGKGGSGGGNGTGGSGGSGVGIFLSFSSGNTITDNKISCNSGGKGYGNHTGTCYAHGGQGGDGVGIYIRQCSNNNIENNMISENRGGPGGTGDEYCGMGNSGGAGGLGCGIYLLSSTDTTMLKNTISHNTGGRGGTTSSPWVGGGPGGIGCGIYLYSSTNRIIQNIISNNQGGAGGPGGSPGLSNKGYGICSVSNSFCEIHCNNLFGNKNGDLTKGYGVYHDGSSGTISATYNWWGANSGPEHPITNPSGQGDKVSDWVDYWPWTAITLVNPNSGPIGTIVTIEGQGFTTQTQVFIDFGTHPTIAARESSITGTFSITFMVDTQPVCTKVITARNEYGKSATTLFKLMSGVLGISLRKECPSFA; encoded by the coding sequence ATGAAAAGAGCAATCTTTGAGATTTTGATGGCTTTAGGGTTTATGGCTTGCAAGATAGCCTGGGCAGAAACCTATGTTTCTGGGACAATTACAGGTGATACAACCTGGAATTTGGCAGGAAGCCCATATATTGCAACCGATACGGTATATGTAGTCAATGGGATTAAACTAACCATTAATCCAGGGGTAACTGTAAAATTTGCAACAGAGACATCTTTAATCTGCTATGGCACATTAAATGCAATAGGCACACCCCTTGGCACAATTACATTTACCTCTGACCAGGAAACCCATACAGTTGGGCATTGGAAAGGGATTAAACTATCTGGCAGTGGAGCAAGTGGAAGCCGGATAAGCTATTGCGATATTGGATATGCAAAACAGGCAATTTATTTGGAGAATGCATCTGGGATTACAATCACTAACAATTATATCCATGACAATAAAGGAAATGATGGAATCCCGGGAGGCCAGGGTCAACAGGGATATATTGGCTGCGGAATCTATCTTTCTTCATCTGATAACAATCTTATCAAGGCAAATACTATTTTTGATAATACTGGTGGTAATGGTGGTTATAGCACTAGTTGGCTTAGTAGCGGTGGTATTGGTGGTACTGGAGCAGGAATATATCTATCCCTGTCGCAAAACAATACTATTATTAAAAATTTAATTTTTGATAATACTGGTGGTCAAGGTGGTAGTGGTGCATGGGATGGTACAGGAGGTAAAGGTGGAGATGGATCTGGAATATTTCTTTCTTTCTCTTTTACTAATATTATTAGAGAGAATGTAATCTTCAATAATAGTGGTGGAAAAGGAGGGAGTGGAGGAGGAAATGGTACTGGAGGTTCGGGTGGGAGTGGCGTAGGAATATTTCTTTCTTTCTCTTCAGGAAATACAATAACCGATAATAAAATTTCATGTAATAGTGGCGGTAAAGGATATGGAAATCATACTGGCACTTGTTATGCTCACGGTGGTCAAGGTGGAGATGGGGTTGGAATTTATATTCGGCAGTGTAGCAATAACAATATAGAAAATAATATGATTTCTGAGAATAGGGGTGGTCCAGGAGGAACAGGAGATGAGTATTGTGGAATGGGAAACTCAGGTGGCGCAGGAGGTTTAGGCTGCGGAATATATCTTTTGTCTTCAACTGATACTACAATGTTAAAGAACACTATTTCCCACAACACAGGAGGACGAGGTGGAACTACAAGTAGTCCTTGGGTTGGTGGTGGTCCAGGTGGTATTGGCTGTGGGATATATCTTTATTCATCCACTAATAGGATTATCCAAAATATTATATCTAATAATCAAGGAGGAGCAGGTGGCCCAGGTGGTTCGCCCGGTTTATCTAATAAGGGATATGGAATTTGCTCCGTCTCTAATTCTTTCTGTGAAATCCATTGCAACAACCTCTTTGGCAACAAAAACGGCGACTTAACCAAAGGCTATGGTGTCTATCATGATGGAAGCTCAGGAACAATCTCTGCAACCTACAATTGGTGGGGTGCAAATTCTGGACCAGAACATCCAATTACAAACCCATCAGGTCAAGGGGATAAGGTAAGTGATTGGGTTGATTATTGGCCTTGGACAGCAATTACTTTGGTTAATCCAAACTCAGGTCCAATTGGAACAATTGTTACAATAGAAGGGCAAGGGTTTACCACCCAAACCCAAGTTTTTATAGACTTTGGAACACATCCAACCATAGCTGCAAGAGAATCAAGTATAACTGGCACATTTTCCATAACCTTTATGGTGGATACTCAACCTGTTTGCACAAAGGTTATTACGGCTAGAAATGAGTATGGAAAGAGCGCTACTACGCTTTTTAAACTTATGAGTGGGGTCTTAGGAATTTCATTAAGGAAAGAATGTCCATCTTTTGCTC